The Candidatus Gracilibacteria bacterium genome has a window encoding:
- a CDS encoding peptidoglycan-binding protein: MVLSSSLSASSLLSAHIRQDVSLVFVSQERIQNSFKNIRKYIYALVAVIGFCGFLPSSGYAATVGETQEFIVTAYYSPLPGQSFYLKGNYDAERRLNGNGTNGASGSPVFTGMIAAPKTYDFGTKINFDGLGIGTVSDRGGAIVSAGERGQVYDRIDIWMGYGESGLKRALIWGRRKVTGVIVESSASGNPIDLAGIDSGKVDISQFEKVTATLTTALPAEVQDMFADLGYTTEGRTTKEMILAFQLDHGVISSASDPGAGNYGPLTTAKLQEEYARYASLRDTEMKRIEKERAQMVSENSTWATLITRAETQVNQFGSPKRGEKGSHVRELQAFLQNSGYLRKNAPVGVMNPATILALKSFQKKNGIPPTGKIDTWTHNSIIETMIQKNLI; the protein is encoded by the coding sequence ATGGTTCTTTCTTCTTCTCTTTCAGCCAGCAGTCTCTTGTCTGCACATATTCGACAAGATGTCTCGCTCGTATTTGTCTCCCAAGAACGAATACAGAATTCATTCAAAAATATCAGAAAATATATTTATGCTCTTGTGGCAGTCATTGGATTTTGTGGGTTTCTCCCTTCCAGCGGATATGCAGCAACGGTTGGTGAGACGCAAGAATTCATCGTCACTGCCTACTATTCTCCGCTTCCGGGTCAGAGCTTCTATCTCAAGTGAAATTATGATGCTGAGAGAAGGCTCAATGGGAATGGTACAAATGGTGCAAGCGGATCCCCTGTTTTTACTGGAATGATTGCCGCACCGAAGACATATGATTTTGGTACAAAAATCAATTTCGATGGACTGGGTATAGGAACCGTTTCGGATAGATGATGAGCCATTGTGAGTGCCGGAGAGCGAGGACAGGTGTATGATCGTATCGATATCTGGATGGGATATGGGGAATCATGACTCAAACGAGCACTGATCTGGTGACGAAGAAAGGTCACATGAGTTATCGTAGAGAGTTCTGCTTCAGGAAATCCGATAGATCTTGCGGGTATTGATTCTGGGAAGGTGGATATTTCTCAGTTCGAGAAAGTAACAGCGACTCTCACCACAGCGCTTCCTGCAGAGGTTCAAGATATGTTCGCGGATCTCTGATATACTACAGAATGACGTACTACAAAAGAAATGATTCTTGCATTTCAGCTTGATCACGGAGTGATTTCTAGCGCTTCTGATCCAGGTGCAGGGAATTATGGTCCACTCACGACAGCAAAACTTCAAGAGGAATATGCTCGTTATGCATCACTCAGGGATACAGAAATGAAACGAATCGAGAAAGAACGGGCACAAATGGTTAGTGAAAATTCTACTTGGGCTACACTTATCACTCGTGCGGAGACGCAAGTGAATCAATTCTGAAGCCCAAAACGAGGAGAAAAGGGTTCGCATGTTCGTGAACTTCAAGCGTTTCTCCAGAACTCTGGATATCTCAGGAAAAATGCTCCTGTGGGCGTTATGAACCCTGCGACTATTCTTGCTTTGAAATCCTTTCAGAAGAAGAATGGAATTCCGCCGACAGGAAAAATCGATACTTGGACGCATAATTCTATCATCGAAACCATGATTCAAAAGAATCTCATATAA